The Ferrimicrobium acidiphilum DSM 19497 genome window below encodes:
- a CDS encoding LysR family transcriptional regulator has protein sequence MTTTQLKTLLAVAETGSISAASRRLFVTSAAVSSTMSALAREVGVALTRRVGRGMALTPAGEVLAVYASNLLGVMEEALVRTREANDPDTFVLRIGAVATVGEELLPRWLQGYLAGRPHATVSLEVANKTTLFQLLDDHRVDMVISGRPTRSEPVEVIATRVHELALIANEARAHQWFGPTLEPTIDQVGAVTWLVREPGSGTRASAEELISELAITPPTLAVGSNLAMKRLVELGLGIAVISTESVAHELETGELVSLNVPPLPQRRSWCLGVRSGEPPTSAIIDLARYLQASGEVDFTPQPHILGD, from the coding sequence ATGACAACCACTCAACTCAAAACCCTGCTGGCAGTGGCTGAAACCGGGTCAATCAGCGCAGCAAGTCGACGTCTATTCGTTACATCCGCCGCCGTCTCTTCAACCATGTCCGCCCTGGCTCGCGAGGTGGGTGTAGCCCTCACGAGACGTGTCGGACGCGGCATGGCACTCACTCCAGCCGGCGAAGTGCTTGCTGTCTACGCTTCAAACCTGCTTGGCGTCATGGAGGAGGCCCTTGTGCGAACACGGGAGGCCAACGATCCTGACACCTTCGTTCTTCGCATCGGTGCGGTAGCGACCGTCGGGGAAGAGCTACTTCCGCGTTGGCTTCAGGGCTATCTCGCGGGACGACCTCACGCGACGGTCAGCCTTGAGGTCGCCAACAAGACCACTCTGTTCCAACTCCTCGACGATCACCGTGTCGACATGGTCATCTCAGGCAGACCGACACGAAGCGAACCCGTCGAGGTCATCGCAACCCGAGTGCACGAACTCGCCTTGATCGCGAACGAAGCCCGTGCACACCAGTGGTTTGGGCCGACACTCGAGCCGACCATCGATCAGGTGGGAGCCGTAACCTGGCTCGTGCGAGAGCCCGGCTCAGGCACCCGAGCATCGGCCGAAGAGCTGATTAGTGAACTCGCGATCACACCCCCCACCCTTGCCGTCGGATCGAATCTGGCTATGAAGCGCCTCGTCGAGCTCGGCCTAGGCATCGCCGTCATCTCCACCGAGTCGGTGGCTCACGAGTTGGAGACCGGTGAACTCGTCTCACTGAATGTGCCACCGCTACCCCAGCGCCGTAGCTGGTGTCTCGGGGTGAGAAGCGGGGAACCACCCACCAGCGCGATCATCGACCTGGCACGCTATCTCCAAGCCTCGGGTGAGGTTGATTTCACCCCACAACCCCACATTTTGGGTGACTAA
- a CDS encoding form I ribulose bisphosphate carboxylase large subunit, with the protein MAELTGEDRYKAGVIPYKQMGYWDADYVPSETDVIALFRITPQPGVDAEEAAAAVAGESSTATWTVVWTDRLTAADLYRAKAYRIDPVPGQEDQFFAYIAYHLDLFEPGSIANLTASIIGNVFGFKAVKALRLEDMRIPVAYVKTFDGPPTGIVVERERLDKFGRPLLGATVKPKLGLSGRNYGRVVYEALRGGLDFTKDDENINSQPFMHWRDRYLYCMEAVNKAQSASGEVKGHYLNVTAATMEDMYERAEFAKELGSVVVMIDLVIGYTAIQSMSKWARRHDMVLHLHRAGHGTYTRQKNHGISFRVIAKWMRLAGVDHIHAGTVVGKLEGDPNTVQGIYNVLRESVNEVDLTRGIFFNQDWAGLRKVMPVASGGIHAGQMHQLLTYLGDDVVLQFGGGTIGHPMGIAAGATANRVALEAMVLARNEGQDIWNKGPEILDAAAKWSPELRAALDTWRDITFNYASTDTPDYVPTVSESY; encoded by the coding sequence ATGGCAGAATTGACCGGGGAAGATCGCTACAAGGCTGGCGTCATTCCTTATAAGCAGATGGGTTACTGGGACGCCGATTACGTGCCAAGTGAGACCGACGTAATAGCGCTGTTCCGGATTACCCCACAGCCTGGGGTTGATGCTGAAGAAGCGGCTGCGGCGGTCGCTGGAGAGTCATCGACTGCAACCTGGACGGTCGTCTGGACGGACCGACTCACCGCTGCCGATCTTTATCGGGCAAAAGCCTACCGGATCGATCCAGTGCCTGGTCAGGAGGATCAGTTCTTTGCCTATATCGCCTATCACCTGGATCTCTTCGAACCTGGCTCGATTGCTAACCTCACGGCCTCGATCATCGGAAACGTCTTTGGGTTCAAAGCGGTCAAGGCGCTCAGACTAGAGGACATGCGTATCCCAGTCGCCTACGTAAAGACCTTTGATGGGCCACCGACCGGCATTGTGGTCGAGCGTGAACGACTGGACAAGTTCGGCAGGCCATTGCTCGGTGCTACCGTGAAGCCGAAGCTTGGGCTGTCGGGGCGAAACTACGGGCGAGTGGTTTACGAGGCGCTACGTGGAGGCCTTGACTTCACGAAAGACGATGAGAACATCAACTCGCAGCCGTTCATGCATTGGCGCGATCGGTACCTCTACTGCATGGAGGCCGTGAACAAGGCACAGAGTGCCAGTGGTGAGGTCAAGGGGCACTATCTCAACGTCACGGCAGCCACGATGGAGGATATGTATGAGCGGGCCGAGTTCGCCAAGGAGTTGGGCTCAGTCGTCGTGATGATTGATCTGGTTATTGGCTATACCGCTATCCAGTCGATGTCGAAGTGGGCACGACGCCACGACATGGTTCTTCACCTCCACCGTGCGGGACATGGAACCTACACTCGTCAAAAGAATCACGGGATATCCTTCCGCGTGATCGCGAAGTGGATGCGTCTCGCTGGTGTTGATCACATTCATGCCGGAACCGTCGTAGGCAAGCTAGAAGGTGACCCGAACACGGTGCAGGGAATCTACAACGTCCTTCGCGAGTCCGTTAACGAGGTCGATCTCACTCGGGGAATCTTCTTCAATCAAGACTGGGCGGGTCTGCGCAAGGTGATGCCGGTCGCGTCGGGCGGTATCCACGCTGGGCAGATGCATCAATTGCTGACATACCTCGGCGATGATGTGGTGCTGCAGTTTGGAGGAGGAACGATTGGGCACCCGATGGGTATCGCTGCAGGAGCGACCGCCAATCGCGTCGCTCTCGAAGCTATGGTGCTTGCTCGCAATGAAGGTCAAGATATCTGGAACAAGGGTCCGGAAATTCTCGACGCAGCGGCAAAGTGGTCACCCGAGCTTCGCGCTGCCCTCGACACGTGGCGTGACATCACCTTCAATTACGCATCAACCGATACCCCGGATTACGTCCCAACAGTGAGCGAATCCTACTAA
- a CDS encoding ribulose bisphosphate carboxylase small subunit, whose amino-acid sequence MHLTQGQFSFLPPLTDEQIIAQIQWALQHDWAVGVEFTDDPHPRNTYWDMWGLPMFDLRDPAAILYEVNECRRAYPNRYIRVTAFDSTRGWEAPRMSYLVQRPEDEPGFVLERQETEGRRVVYSTRSYAADKPAGTRY is encoded by the coding sequence ATGCACCTTACTCAAGGTCAATTCTCATTCTTACCACCCTTGACCGATGAGCAAATCATTGCTCAGATCCAATGGGCGCTTCAACATGATTGGGCAGTAGGGGTGGAGTTCACAGACGACCCGCACCCGCGCAATACCTACTGGGATATGTGGGGTTTGCCGATGTTTGACCTCCGTGATCCTGCCGCAATCCTCTATGAAGTCAACGAGTGCCGCCGGGCGTACCCGAATCGCTATATCCGGGTTACGGCGTTCGACTCGACGAGAGGTTGGGAGGCGCCTCGGATGTCCTACCTGGTCCAGCGACCCGAAGATGAGCCGGGCTTTGTTCTCGAGCGTCAGGAGACAGAGGGTCGTCGGGTGGTCTACTCGACGAGGAGCTACGCGGCAGATAAGCCAGCGGGGACACGCTATTGA
- the cbbX gene encoding CbbX protein — translation MSDGIDLGALYTETKIQETLDELDRELVGLKPVKTRIREIAALLLVDRARAQLELIGGQPSLHMSFTGNPGTGKTTVALRMAELLARLGYIRQGHVVAVTRDDLVGQYIGHTAPKTKEVLKRAMGGVLFIDEAYYLFKPENERDYGAESIEILLQVMENQRDDLVVILAGYKDRMDTFFSSNPGMSSRIAHHIDFPDYSVQELLAIAKLMLAAWQYQFSDEAQEVFARYLELRMTQPNFANARSVRNALDRTRLRQANRLFERRGRSVTKTDLMTIEPEDILASRVFQTSP, via the coding sequence ATGAGTGATGGCATCGATCTCGGTGCGCTCTATACCGAGACGAAGATCCAAGAGACGCTCGATGAGCTAGACCGGGAGTTGGTCGGGCTCAAGCCAGTCAAGACGCGCATACGGGAGATCGCTGCCTTGCTGCTCGTGGATCGAGCGCGTGCACAGCTGGAGCTCATTGGTGGGCAGCCCAGTCTGCACATGAGCTTTACCGGCAATCCCGGCACCGGCAAGACCACGGTAGCGCTGCGTATGGCCGAACTTCTTGCTCGGCTTGGTTACATTCGACAGGGCCATGTCGTTGCGGTGACACGAGATGATCTCGTCGGACAATATATCGGCCATACTGCGCCAAAGACGAAGGAGGTCCTCAAGCGCGCGATGGGCGGCGTGCTCTTCATCGATGAAGCCTACTATCTCTTCAAGCCGGAGAACGAGCGAGACTATGGCGCCGAGTCGATCGAAATCTTACTCCAAGTCATGGAGAACCAGCGTGATGATCTTGTCGTGATTCTGGCGGGTTACAAGGATCGCATGGACACCTTCTTCAGTTCGAATCCAGGCATGTCTTCGAGAATCGCCCACCATATCGACTTTCCGGACTACTCCGTACAGGAGTTACTGGCTATCGCGAAGCTGATGTTGGCTGCATGGCAGTACCAGTTCTCGGATGAGGCGCAGGAGGTCTTTGCACGCTACCTCGAATTGCGCATGACCCAGCCGAATTTTGCTAATGCACGCAGTGTTCGCAATGCGTTGGACCGGACGCGCTTGCGTCAGGCGAATCGACTCTTTGAACGAAGAGGTAGGTCGGTGACCAAAACTGATCTCATGACGATCGAGCCGGAGGACATACTCGCCAGCCGAGTCTTTCAAACTTCTCCGTAA
- a CDS encoding redoxin domain-containing protein gives MTTLPDTSNTLVSEQALTAPPVPTQPAPSLEVDLVGGGRFVLADSTPKNFTLVVFYRGLHCPISRGFLAQLDRALGELAGLGVEVVAVSGDDEDRANQSVVEWGIDHLRVGYGHSVSSMREWGLSVSKGIKDSEPDYFGEPGVFLIKPDGTVFMVALNSMPAAHPRIEDLVGTIRFFVERDYPARGDA, from the coding sequence ATGACGACATTACCCGACACATCCAACACTCTCGTAAGTGAACAAGCGCTCACAGCTCCACCGGTGCCAACCCAACCAGCGCCATCCCTTGAGGTTGACCTGGTTGGTGGAGGTCGTTTCGTGCTGGCTGACTCCACACCGAAGAATTTCACTTTGGTGGTGTTCTATCGGGGATTACACTGCCCGATCAGCCGAGGTTTTCTAGCCCAACTCGACCGAGCCCTAGGCGAACTCGCTGGGCTCGGCGTCGAGGTCGTGGCGGTGAGCGGCGACGATGAGGATCGCGCCAACCAAAGCGTTGTGGAATGGGGCATCGATCACCTGCGGGTGGGCTACGGCCACAGTGTGTCCTCCATGCGCGAATGGGGCCTGTCCGTGTCAAAAGGCATAAAAGACTCAGAGCCCGATTACTTCGGTGAACCAGGGGTTTTCCTAATCAAACCCGATGGAACCGTCTTTATGGTAGCACTCAACTCTATGCCAGCAGCCCATCCGCGAATCGAGGATCTTGTCGGTACAATCCGGTTCTTCGTAGAGCGCGACTACCCAGCCCGAGGAGATGCATGA
- a CDS encoding haloacid dehalogenase type II — protein sequence MTPKVVVFDVNETLSDLSALEQVFVEVGAPRDIVPLWFASVLRDGFALTAAGSAEPFSKLAIGALDTVLADHPLNRELDAAIDQIMKRFLELPVHPDVADGVRTLAASHIRLITLSNGSTQVAEQLFTRAGILEYFERLLSVEDTDGWKPAPAAYAYAANTCSVDPGDMILVAVHPWDIDGAKRAGLQTAWLNRRGQNYPDYFLVPDYTVANLPELAGLIG from the coding sequence ATGACACCTAAGGTTGTGGTTTTTGACGTTAACGAAACACTGTCGGATCTCTCCGCGCTGGAGCAGGTCTTCGTCGAAGTTGGTGCACCCAGAGATATTGTGCCGCTATGGTTTGCGTCCGTATTGCGTGATGGATTTGCACTTACTGCCGCGGGTTCCGCAGAGCCGTTTTCGAAGCTTGCTATCGGCGCTCTTGACACAGTCTTGGCGGATCATCCGCTCAACCGGGAGCTTGACGCAGCGATTGATCAAATTATGAAGAGGTTCCTTGAACTTCCGGTTCACCCTGATGTGGCTGATGGCGTTCGAACGCTGGCTGCGAGTCACATTCGCCTGATTACCTTGTCTAATGGTTCAACTCAAGTAGCCGAGCAGCTCTTCACGAGGGCAGGGATTCTTGAATATTTTGAACGGTTGTTGTCGGTAGAGGACACCGACGGATGGAAGCCAGCTCCAGCCGCTTATGCCTATGCAGCAAATACCTGCTCTGTCGATCCTGGCGACATGATTTTGGTCGCGGTGCACCCTTGGGACATCGACGGAGCCAAGCGGGCTGGATTACAAACTGCGTGGCTCAACCGCCGAGGCCAGAACTATCCGGATTATTTTCTAGTTCCTGATTACACGGTTGCTAACCTTCCTGAGCTTGCCGGGCTCATTGGATAG
- the smc gene encoding chromosome segregation protein SMC, which yields MKLQRLKMMGFKSFADSVTIEFNAGITAIVGPNGSGKSNVVDALAWVLGAQSPRLMRLAKMEELIYAGGDGRQPLGRAEVTIEFDNADQQVALPMAEIAMSRAMTRNGDALYRLNGAQCRLVDLVDTLSEANLGKTQHVIISQGEIESLANAKGDEIRGVLEDAAQVSVLRRRLNQAERHVESVTQSLGEVAVKERELRRRIKPLRAQVSLYEQRAELTRRRDAVALWVLRRRLEGYGEQAQQAAETLRVITARLGELQEHQEVVERRSSTLEPLLVRLRSARQEIADLRGEVLAAMTPLNELEANIARTDAELAMVTEELDRVNGSRRDVSARIDELEREGEELAVQRAELSAERRRFDERAPVRPVELETLVAELRGQRSHLLAEQRRQRMERERRDSEEQSRQQRRLRAETRNAEVKDELVVRERELAEVEAQRGELVVALEQQRLELESVQVEVADYAGRERELQGQLRVLGSQVNSLAKLAGADAATSLGQTLMPRAGLAQAVAAVLGELSEAHVYDSVDELLAALDAEPVESFVGYVPSKEGSGDASAFFEEAPQWLSTHFEGVRLVDSVLDSLRQGDSSGTLVDRSGTVFRAGLLRVGASQRAVAQLQLATHQRELAELTREHDEIAKRLAELRPKASSSRETLNAAEGELKALTRRGEQIASRVASLHSESGTLAVELEFLQTPVEDAEEMASSVDTEITAIDRQLEEVTAQLDERRLLTQEYERERGELERSDVSIRLKAADLAAQLKAASDRLAELDARADVLGQRATSGDHHHVIGLAEVRGLLARLRSLAEQLSQQANLLLPLEDRVVKARAEEEKERELAEQRRVARALELETLASQRLDAATEESRLRSRLLTEEEAAVRATGLPIAHIRQAVLPDVIAPTAAEPLLAELEDQIVQVGQVNPLAALELGELEEELERFRVETADVREAHQQAEKAFVLIESEMASRINEMVAQVTVEFDRLMERLFRGGTGAIIFDDPTAPLTSSISLDIKIPAKKVRRLGLLSGGERSLVSLAFLFAVLKVRPVPFVVLDEVEAALDDKNLSAFASLIEDVSQDCQVIVVTHQRRTMEVAHSLVGISMSPRGFSNVVRHVLTDAPQDYISGEVPVDGVDDRSA from the coding sequence ATGAAGCTACAGCGCCTGAAGATGATGGGTTTTAAGTCCTTCGCCGACTCAGTGACGATCGAGTTTAACGCCGGTATTACGGCGATCGTCGGACCCAACGGCTCTGGCAAATCAAACGTGGTCGACGCCTTGGCCTGGGTGCTCGGCGCCCAGAGTCCTAGACTCATGCGACTCGCAAAGATGGAGGAGCTGATCTACGCTGGTGGCGATGGTCGCCAGCCCTTGGGTCGTGCTGAGGTGACGATAGAGTTCGACAATGCCGACCAGCAGGTGGCTCTTCCGATGGCAGAGATTGCGATGAGTCGGGCCATGACTCGAAATGGTGATGCCCTCTATCGACTGAACGGGGCTCAATGTCGGCTGGTTGACCTAGTCGATACGCTGAGCGAGGCGAATCTCGGCAAGACCCAGCACGTCATTATTTCGCAAGGAGAGATAGAGTCGCTCGCAAACGCCAAGGGTGATGAGATTCGAGGTGTGCTCGAGGATGCCGCCCAGGTGTCTGTGCTCCGGCGACGGCTGAACCAGGCTGAGCGCCATGTCGAGAGCGTGACTCAGAGTTTGGGTGAGGTGGCTGTCAAGGAGCGAGAGCTACGGCGACGAATCAAGCCGTTGAGAGCGCAGGTGTCGCTCTATGAGCAGCGCGCAGAGCTCACCCGAAGGCGAGATGCGGTCGCGCTGTGGGTACTCCGGCGACGGCTAGAGGGATACGGAGAGCAGGCACAACAGGCCGCCGAGACCTTGCGAGTCATCACCGCGCGACTAGGCGAACTCCAGGAGCATCAAGAGGTGGTTGAGCGGCGCTCATCAACGCTGGAGCCGTTGCTTGTTCGGCTTCGATCAGCGCGGCAAGAGATCGCAGATCTTCGTGGGGAGGTATTGGCTGCGATGACGCCTCTCAATGAGCTTGAGGCGAATATCGCTAGAACCGACGCCGAACTAGCCATGGTCACCGAAGAGCTTGACCGAGTGAACGGGTCGCGGCGCGATGTGAGTGCGCGCATCGATGAACTCGAACGAGAGGGCGAGGAGCTTGCCGTCCAGAGGGCTGAGTTAAGCGCCGAGCGTCGTCGCTTCGATGAGAGAGCACCAGTGCGACCAGTTGAGCTCGAGACGTTGGTGGCCGAGTTGAGGGGGCAGCGATCACATCTGCTTGCTGAGCAACGTCGTCAACGTATGGAGCGTGAACGCCGTGATAGTGAGGAGCAGTCCCGACAACAACGTAGGCTGCGGGCCGAGACTCGCAACGCCGAGGTCAAGGACGAACTCGTAGTGCGCGAGCGAGAGCTCGCCGAGGTTGAGGCCCAGCGTGGTGAGCTGGTGGTGGCGCTTGAGCAACAGCGGCTCGAACTCGAGAGTGTGCAGGTGGAGGTGGCCGATTATGCCGGTCGAGAGCGCGAGCTGCAGGGGCAGCTACGCGTGCTCGGTAGCCAGGTGAACTCTCTTGCCAAGCTCGCTGGTGCAGACGCAGCAACCTCCCTCGGCCAGACGCTCATGCCGCGTGCAGGGCTTGCTCAGGCGGTTGCCGCCGTTCTAGGAGAGTTGAGCGAGGCTCACGTATATGACAGCGTCGACGAGCTTCTCGCCGCACTCGATGCCGAGCCTGTGGAGTCGTTCGTTGGTTATGTCCCATCTAAAGAGGGGAGCGGTGACGCATCGGCGTTCTTCGAGGAGGCACCACAGTGGTTGAGCACCCATTTTGAAGGGGTTCGCCTAGTCGATAGCGTCCTTGACTCTCTTCGTCAAGGTGACAGCTCCGGTACCTTGGTCGATCGGAGTGGGACCGTGTTTCGTGCGGGGCTATTGCGAGTGGGTGCCTCGCAGCGAGCGGTTGCCCAGCTTCAACTCGCGACTCATCAAAGAGAGTTGGCGGAGCTAACTCGTGAGCACGATGAGATCGCCAAACGCCTCGCCGAGCTGCGCCCGAAGGCGTCAAGCTCGCGTGAGACACTCAACGCGGCTGAGGGGGAGCTCAAGGCTCTGACGCGTCGTGGCGAGCAGATTGCTAGCCGTGTAGCGAGCTTGCACTCGGAGTCAGGGACGCTCGCGGTTGAGTTGGAGTTTTTGCAGACACCTGTCGAAGACGCCGAAGAGATGGCGAGCTCTGTTGATACCGAGATCACCGCTATCGACCGTCAGTTAGAGGAGGTGACCGCTCAACTCGATGAGCGCCGTCTTCTGACACAGGAGTACGAGCGCGAGCGTGGTGAGTTAGAGCGTAGCGACGTCAGCATCAGGTTGAAGGCGGCCGATCTTGCGGCACAACTCAAGGCTGCGAGTGATCGACTGGCAGAGCTCGATGCACGAGCGGATGTCTTGGGACAACGTGCGACGAGTGGCGACCACCATCATGTCATTGGACTGGCTGAGGTGCGTGGCTTGCTAGCTCGTCTGCGTTCATTAGCCGAGCAGTTGAGCCAACAGGCGAATCTGCTGTTGCCGCTAGAGGATCGAGTTGTCAAGGCGCGCGCAGAGGAGGAGAAGGAAAGGGAACTAGCCGAGCAGCGACGAGTGGCGAGAGCGCTCGAACTAGAGACCTTGGCCAGTCAGCGCTTGGATGCCGCCACCGAGGAGAGTCGGCTGCGGAGCCGTCTTCTCACCGAGGAGGAGGCGGCTGTGCGTGCAACCGGACTGCCGATCGCCCATATTCGCCAAGCGGTGTTGCCCGATGTCATCGCTCCTACCGCCGCTGAGCCGTTGTTGGCAGAGCTTGAGGATCAGATCGTCCAGGTAGGTCAGGTGAACCCGTTGGCGGCACTAGAGCTCGGAGAGCTCGAGGAGGAGCTCGAACGCTTTCGTGTCGAGACCGCTGACGTGCGTGAGGCACACCAACAGGCAGAGAAGGCGTTCGTGCTGATCGAGAGTGAGATGGCATCTCGTATCAACGAGATGGTTGCCCAGGTTACAGTCGAGTTCGATCGACTGATGGAGCGTCTCTTCCGAGGAGGGACTGGTGCCATCATCTTTGACGATCCGACGGCACCGCTCACGAGTTCCATCAGTCTCGATATCAAGATTCCAGCCAAGAAGGTGCGACGACTCGGCCTCCTCTCAGGTGGAGAACGCTCACTGGTCTCGCTCGCCTTCCTCTTCGCGGTGCTTAAGGTTCGTCCTGTACCGTTCGTGGTACTCGATGAGGTTGAGGCCGCGCTCGACGATAAGAATCTATCCGCTTTTGCCTCCCTCATCGAGGACGTCAGTCAAGACTGCCAGGTGATCGTGGTAACCCACCAACGCAGGACGATGGAGGTTGCTCACTCGCTAGTGGGGATATCTATGTCGCCTAGAGGATTCTCTAACGTGGTTCGCCACGTACTCACCGATGCACCCCAAGACTACATAAGTGGTGAGGTGCCAGTCGACGGCGTGGATGACAGGTCAGCGTGA
- the mutM gene encoding bifunctional DNA-formamidopyrimidine glycosylase/DNA-(apurinic or apyrimidinic site) lyase, translated as MRVTALQTGLGHGQLVPELPEVETIRRQLEAKIVGDSVESVALLGSRVIRRGSTDGLQSWIPQQVVGVDRVGKFLAIRMLNGSALVMHLGMSGHLRLSTGERRAMHTQCSLTLASGQVLDFVDPRTFGELIYVAAWSLDPPHADVLSHIGVDLLMDAATVLDRVGARFGQARRSVKAFIMDQRMMAGLGNMYADEALYRAGIHPEEPCARLGNEGLRSLVAGIHRVLDEAIAFGGSTFEDRGYRNLEGEGGYYPYLLVYRRQLRRCLLCYSVIERVRYQGRYSHFCPQCQRRLS; from the coding sequence ATGAGGGTCACGGCTTTGCAGACGGGTCTGGGTCACGGCCAACTCGTGCCTGAACTGCCAGAGGTAGAGACGATTCGACGGCAACTCGAGGCCAAGATCGTCGGTGATAGCGTTGAGTCTGTGGCGCTTCTCGGCTCTCGCGTGATCCGCCGTGGTAGCACCGATGGACTGCAAAGCTGGATTCCCCAACAGGTAGTTGGCGTTGACAGGGTTGGGAAGTTTCTGGCCATCCGGATGCTGAATGGTTCGGCACTGGTGATGCATCTCGGAATGTCTGGGCATCTGCGGCTCTCGACTGGAGAGAGGCGAGCGATGCATACGCAGTGCTCGTTGACGCTTGCTAGTGGGCAGGTACTCGATTTCGTAGATCCACGAACCTTTGGGGAGCTGATCTATGTCGCTGCATGGTCTCTCGATCCCCCTCACGCCGATGTACTATCTCACATAGGAGTCGATCTGCTCATGGACGCCGCTACGGTGTTAGACCGGGTTGGTGCCCGTTTTGGCCAAGCGCGACGTTCGGTGAAGGCCTTTATCATGGATCAGAGGATGATGGCTGGGTTGGGGAATATGTACGCAGATGAGGCGCTCTACCGAGCGGGTATCCATCCTGAGGAGCCTTGTGCCAGGCTCGGCAACGAGGGTCTACGATCGCTGGTTGCGGGCATACATCGGGTACTCGACGAGGCGATAGCTTTTGGTGGTTCGACATTCGAAGACCGCGGATATCGAAATCTCGAGGGCGAGGGTGGTTACTACCCCTACCTTTTGGTCTACAGACGCCAGCTTCGACGCTGTTTGCTCTGCTACTCAGTGATTGAGCGAGTACGGTATCAAGGTCGGTATTCGCATTTTTGTCCGCAGTGCCAGCGGAGGTTGTCATGA
- the rnc gene encoding ribonuclease III — MASRHDSDPEPGILALLPSGFVDHALFAQAMTHRSGTDEPLASNERLELLGDAVVELVVTDRLFHQFPGATEGRLTKLRAALVSRAVLAERASALGLGQLLIVGQADARSANALSNALEALIGAVYEVHGLDGARWFVEHLLDPLLAELTDDLILGDFKSHLHEVLAHLRRGAPSYDVSWTGPDHARVFQVRLRVEGLPVVEGVGHSRKEAEQAASREALRELAALADELAPEFGVALADEGHGFADGSGSRPTRA; from the coding sequence TTGGCCAGCCGGCACGACTCGGATCCTGAACCAGGGATTCTTGCGCTCCTGCCCTCTGGCTTTGTCGATCACGCTCTCTTCGCTCAGGCGATGACACACCGTTCTGGGACAGACGAGCCACTGGCCTCAAACGAGCGCCTAGAACTCCTTGGCGATGCAGTCGTTGAGCTAGTTGTTACCGATCGATTGTTCCACCAATTTCCAGGTGCCACAGAGGGTAGACTCACGAAGCTGCGTGCAGCACTGGTGAGTCGCGCTGTGCTTGCAGAACGTGCCAGTGCTCTTGGTCTAGGGCAACTCTTGATCGTCGGTCAGGCAGATGCCAGGAGCGCGAACGCACTATCGAACGCACTTGAGGCTCTGATCGGTGCGGTCTATGAGGTTCATGGACTCGATGGCGCACGCTGGTTTGTCGAACACCTCCTCGATCCGTTGTTGGCAGAGCTGACCGACGATCTCATCCTTGGGGATTTCAAATCACACCTACACGAGGTGTTGGCTCATCTTCGACGAGGTGCGCCTAGCTACGATGTCAGCTGGACTGGCCCAGACCACGCGCGGGTTTTTCAGGTTCGTCTTCGCGTAGAAGGGCTGCCTGTCGTTGAGGGTGTCGGTCACTCCCGAAAAGAGGCTGAGCAGGCTGCCAGCCGGGAGGCGCTTCGTGAACTCGCTGCTCTAGCCGATGAGCTCGCTCCAGAGTTTGGGGTTGCTTTAGCCGATGAGGGTCACGGCTTTGCAGACGGGTCTGGGTCACGGCCAACTCGTGCCTGA
- a CDS encoding acyl carrier protein produces MSNPPSREQIFQVIRHQLAEILEISEDRIHEGSSFVDDLDADSLALIELVEAIEGEFSKDEHQFRIEDDDLEDLRTMRDAVDYVASVLGVSQ; encoded by the coding sequence GTGAGTAACCCGCCATCACGAGAACAAATTTTTCAGGTTATCCGACATCAGTTGGCGGAGATCCTCGAGATCAGCGAGGATCGGATCCATGAGGGCTCATCGTTTGTTGATGATCTCGATGCCGATTCCTTGGCTCTGATTGAGTTGGTCGAGGCGATCGAGGGTGAGTTCTCTAAAGATGAGCACCAATTTCGTATAGAGGACGATGACCTAGAGGACCTTCGCACGATGCGCGATGCAGTCGACTACGTCGCCTCGGTACTCGGGGTCAGCCAGTAA